The nucleotide sequence CTGTAAAGAAATGAATTTGCACAGTGACGTTTTATTAATTGTGACAAGAAAATTTTGAGACGAAGTTACACAAAAAACTCATACAAAAATCCTTTAAGGCTGAGGAACAATAGAACAAAGCGAAAAACGTCGAAGTTTTTCAACTAGATAAATATGAGATAtccaaaatgataaaaataagtttttaaagTTTGTactatgttttcttttcttttgtccaaTTCTTTGTCATAAAACAATCTGATCTTTATGTTCTATACAAGAATCAATGGCTTCCAAAATGTTATTAGAGCAAAATATAATACGGTATCAGGGCAACATAAACTCATGTGAAGCTCTCTACAGTTATGGATATCAACCAAATGGATTTTTCTGTCACGTTTGTATTCCatcttttgcttttacttttttttttcttggcttGCATTAGAATGTACGGTGGTTCTTCCCATGAATTACAAGTTTTCACTGAAGTCCAATTTTGTTCAAACTTCGAAATGCTTTTTGTttagcttgattgtcacaagaaCATTTTGTTTTGATATCCCAATCGAAATTGAATTCGGAGACAGCATCATGAGAATTTTTAGCAGAACAATCAATAAAGGAATTGAATTGATTGTGGAATTTGGATGTGTTATTGTGTTGGAATGTGGCAAAGcctaaaattaactaaaaagtgATGTATTCCTCAAATATAGCAATAATAACCACCACAACCACAATTATGTTTCTCTCTCTGTATTTCTCTCCAACCTTTTTCTAAACATAGTTTCCCTAAGAAATAAACACAGAAAAAAATAGTTGTTTGTCTTTACGTTCATAACTTTTTTCCAGAGATAAGAGAAACCGTGACAACAAATCATGATTTGATGATAACCTAAATTTCACTGATCCAAAGAAAACAGAACATACATTTGAAGTAAGATTTAAAGAAAAACATGGTAATGACATCAGAAATGATGATGCAATAGGCAGAGGCggggaaaaaagaagaaggtagAAGACACAAAGGGCATGGGAGACAGTCGTAGAGGATCATCCTCAACACCACAATCACGCAAGATCATGGTGATCGCTGACCCGACCCGTGAATCTGCAGCTGCTCTTCAATACGCTCTTTCACACGCCGTGCTCGAGCAAGACGAGCTAATCCTCGTCCATGTTGAAAACAATGGTGCCTCgtggaaaaacgcattttcaaGTTTCTTGAGATTACCAAGCTCCTCCTCCTCTAGCACAAGCGGGTCATCACCGGGTGCTAATGCCAATGCTAATATTGCAAACACCGTTTCATCTTTGGCCTCTGAGATTGGTCAAGGGGAAGGGAATTTCCTTGAACAGATGAAACGAATATGTGAAATTGCTCAGCCGAAGGTGCGTGTGCAGACTGAATGTATAACCATGGACGGCATCAAAGCTGCAGCTATTCTTCTTCATGGAGACAAACTTGGGGTTGAAGTTATCATCATTGGCCAACGCAGGACAATCTCATCTTCCCTTCTAgggtactctctctctctctctctctctctctctctctctctctctctctctctctctctctctctctctctctctctctctctctctctctctctctctctctcttgatgaTCAATTTAAGAAGAATCATGAATGTGACATATTTgaaaaccataaaacaagaGCCGGCCACAAGCTTGAGAAACAAATGTGCAgctgtaaatatatattttgtttaaaaaaaccGAACacattttaaagttttgaaTTCAAGAATTCCTTGAACAAAGAATGACACCAAAAGATGATTTGCATTGACAGATCTATGCGGCCTGGAGGGTCTCTAATAGGATCAAAAGGAGTAGATACAGCAGAATATCTAATCGAGAACAGCAAATGCACCTGTGTTGGCGTACAGAAGAAAGGTCAAAATGGAGGCTATGTTCTAAACACCAAGACCCATAAGAACGTTTGGCTATTGGCATGATCATGAACATTTTTCCTAGACAGTTTTATTGCTTACATATACCTAAAGTACAAAAAATATAAGCTTACCAGCCATCTTCACTTGTTTATTCTTTATCTTTAAATTCTGGCAATGACGTTTTGTCCGATATTTCTAATCCACATATGTTTATGAAGGTTGATGTGGTAGTAGTTCTGTAAGTGTACCCACTAGTTGATCTTTTTTAGACACATGTGAAACTTTAAGTAAACTGTTCTGAATGTAATCACATGTGGAGTGGAGTGATCATCAGGTGCAATAAGTTTCGTCCGTGAATGAAAAATAGGATTAGCACATTGATGTTACAGCAACACTGATAAAATACACAACGGGTGCTTGAggtattaaaattaaaaattccaTTAACAAAGAAAGTATCCAGCTTGTATTTGCTACTAAGAGATATTTTGCTTCCACTGACGACATGTATTTCAATTTTCTTCTTTGAGGACCATGATATACGTTAACTTGTGATTGTTATACACATTCACTGAAACATAATTATCAAAGTATGTGTCACTGTTCCTGTTCCTGgaatatatatgattaattgATTGTTtgcttaaaagttaaaactgaTATGTTGTGGATCGATTCACgtaacaaaaaattttaaatttcaatttgaaAGCTTATTTACTGCATACACAATATCTGGTCTTGAAAAGGACAAATATTGGAGACTTCCAACATGTATACTGTTTTTAAGAATCAAACAATGTCTTACCAGATGTGCGGTCAGCTTGGGAGACAAGGCATCGGTGTGTTTATTTGTTTGGTATTTTATCTTATTTGAATAATTAAGTTCACAATGTATTTTCTCTGCATCAATTGAAGTCATTGTGATGTCATGGTCGCCATTACTCCTAGGAATTAATGGGAAAACAAGTTGCATAATGTTCGACAGGTTCTGAAGCAGAGATGAAGTATTTGCAGTTAATCAACATAGACACAAGCTAGAGTACGTGTACCATGacagagaacaaaaaaatgaaGGTATTTGGAACAAACCCAATCTGTACAAGAATAGAAGGCTTTGAATAGGCTGGGTGTTAAAGATAGATTACATCCCTcgacaatgcccatcagataaACCAAATTTGGTCCAATTAATGAGGGCGAGTCAAAGGAAGTCAAGTCCGttagagagaaaagaaaagaagcccactataaataaaataaagctaactcaaagagACATTCACATTCACTTAAAAGTCGGCACAAGAATTAGGCTTGTCATAGTTTAACTTGTTCTTCCCAAGTTCATAGCTTTTGAGGATTTTatcgtcttttttttaaaaaaaaattaatctcttaataaatttcttttaaataaatcaCCATCGAATTTGTGCTTTCATCTTGAAAATACCGAATTCAGCTTAAACAGTTGGTAAGGTCTGTGGGTAAAGAGGAAGCAACACCAAGAAATATCAATGATGACCGGCAAATATAGCACTCAAACCGGCGACACCATCATTTCACTAGATGCGGATCTCGCCACCATGATGGGTATGATGCAGAACCGTATGGAACGCTTTGAGAGACAAGACACATCAAACAAAGCAATTAATGAGCGAGTCGCTGCTGCCTATACACAACCATGTGCCGATGAACAAGATCCTGACACTACAAGGAGacaatttttcaaaacaaacgTCAATCCAACAGGTCATAGAGCCGCAACAAATCAAGTTGATCAAGCAACAACTCAAAAGATCAACGTTCTACTGAACTAGATACATGATATCAACGTTCTACGGAAAGATGTGGTTTACTGTCAGCTGTTCGGAGAGAGCCTTGGTTGACTGGTATATCAGGGTTTATAGGTTTTTGACCATGATATAAGTTCGGTTTTAGagtcttttggtttttagaGTAATTTTGGTCTTCTCAGAGTCTTTACGAGCTATTGTAGGTTCTGTACGTTTTGAACAAGATTTGAGTTTTGGGATCATTATGGAGTTTAAAGAGAATATCTGATGACGTTATTGCGTTGATCTTCAAGCTTTATATGAGTATATCATCTAGAGACATAAACATGCCTCGAATTTGCCTTAAATAAGTCTTGAAATTCACATAACTCGCACGAAGCTTCTCATTCAAACagtttacaaataaaaatattttaaagcaaAATACCCTCTGACGTCCACTCGCAGCAAATGAAGTGAAATTGCttaatttgttaaataatatgttttcaGTCCACCATTTGGAAGTGTACGAATTTAGGAGTGGCAAAATGTTGACGCCTTATCATGTCTGCTTTGTGATTCTTCTCCAATGAGATCCACAAAACTTATGAAGATTTTCCCTAATATAATGCATAAAAATGGTCGATTAGTAGCCTAATATAACTCTTTTACAAATATAATCACCATGGATCCACACATATACTTGCTAAAATGAAGACATCAGTATTTCCAACATTTTTAACTGGTTTGTCCTAAACAAGGTACTTATCTAATTTCAAATGCGCTAAATATAGTTTCATCTCTCTCGTtgccaaatccaaaaaaaattccCGTCAAACTTCTGGAGAAGTATTGCGTTTGAAAATTACTCAGTTCATGCTCCCTTATCAATTGTTTGGCCTTCGAAGTTGTTAACATTCATTTGCATGAGgaataagaaaataaacatgTCATATTTAGAATGAAATCACATAGTACAATGAGAAGTATAGCATCTGAAATATTACTCAGTTCATGGTCCCTTATCAATTGTTTGGCCTTCGAAGTTGTTAAAATTCATTTGCGTGAGGAATAAGAGAAATAGCATGTCACATTTACAATGAAATCACATATTTCTGACACCAATAAGATTTTGTGTATCCAAACGACATATGTAACTTAAACATACCATATGGTTTTGTGTATACAATAAACTttacaataatattattcaaaaacATACCATATGATTTGACATAAGAGTTGAGAACCAAACCGATAATAGAGGATAACAGCCTAACAAGTTTTGATTACGATAACCATGAGATAAATTAACACAAACCGAGATTAAAAAGCGGTAAATAATAATGGTTTACGGAAAATAATTTCGCAATTAGCCATGTTAGCATGTTTAGAGAGGCTAATCCTAGAGAGCATTGAGTCACGTTAGATTCATCAATACATGTCATCTTTTCGAGATCACATTTAAtagccaatcaaattataactttttcatTTAACTGTGTTCTCAATTTATAGTATGACTAGGTTAAGACATGAGTTTTGCATGGAATAAGCATTGTgtatagaaattatttttatgtattattattattttatattttttacactttatgaaataataaatatatattagatagcTAAAAAGTCAGTAATTATgatgtatataaataatttggcgtgaacatataaatgaaaatattcactcttgtttatttacaatcattttatggtaaataaatatagaaaaacacttttatctattttatatggtatataattaaattttaataatattaacatatatatagtatatttaatatagctatctattaaataatgtgtcatacttatataattttatgatcatttgtattttttataccattgataacaaaattttcaatgtgagacttttaatatttttagaaatctataaccattttcaaaaattctgtgaaaattttgaaattaaaacatTAAGTTCTCAATacttattcaaataaaatttctaaattaaaatattatgtacttttttctatgaaaaataataca is from Brassica napus cultivar Da-Ae chromosome A4, Da-Ae, whole genome shotgun sequence and encodes:
- the LOC106387112 gene encoding uncharacterized protein LOC106387112 — translated: MGDSRRGSSSTPQSRKIMVIADPTRESAAALQYALSHAVLEQDELILVHVENNGASWKNAFSSFLRLPSSSSSSTSGSSPGANANANIANTVSSLASEIGQGEGNFLEQMKRICEIAQPKVRVQTECITMDGIKAAAILLHGDKLGVEVIIIGQRRTISSSLLGSMRPGGSLIGSKGVDTAEYLIENSKCTCVGVQKKGQNGGYVLNTKTHKNVWLLA